The genomic interval GACTAGAACCTTTACTTCGTATAGCCCCCTTGAACCAAAAAAACTGAaatgaattaaaaatgtaaacaggccaCATGTGTTTCTGATGTTTTATACCCTTCTTCCACCAGGAGGAGGCAAGTTTGAGGATGGCTTGTGGTAGCAGTCTGAAGGAGCAGAATTTGGGCTTGCGTTGATCCCAGTGGGAATGTAATACATGTTCTCCAGATAGCTTTGATCAAGCGATGAGTGGCCTTTTGGTTCAGTTTTTGGCATCTGGGATGCAGGACTTCCGTATCTTAAGGATGTCTGATGAAGTGTGGTTGGGACAGGATGTGCTTCTGGATGGCGTACTTGCTGGGCACTGCTGGGGATTGTCGGGTAAGATGGCACTGCATACGGTAGGTACTGCGGTGCATACAACCCTGGATTGTGCAGAGAGGAGTATGGTGGTGCAGCTGGTTGATACAGTCCAGAGTGGGACATTGCCTGTTGTGGTATGAGAACTTCCACATACTGGCCCAATTCTGGATCAAAGAGCATCTTTCTTAGTGGCTGCATTGGTACTTCGACATAAAAGTATTTACCAGTGTCTGGATCAAGAAGCACCCGACGAGGAGCTTGACTACAGCTAATCCCacttgcattatctggatacaGTACATTGGCTCCTCCTGGACCTTCATTTCCGTAATCGTGACCAAAGGATGGTGGTAATTCTTGGGGACTGAACAACTGAGGTCTGGGATCCAGAGCAGACATGTTAGCATACTCATGATAAGGTGCATGACCTATTGCTTGTGGCGAGTGACAATTAGTCATCCGTCTGTCCATATGCGGCCCTGTGGGTGGGTGATCTTCACCATAAGGTTGTGTGTTTGGGACAGGACAGGCTCGCGGGTGGTGCATAGGCTGAATCAAAGCTGAGGCATGGGGAGCTGTGGTATTTGTCGAGACCGGTAAGTAATTTAGGCCCTGGCCCTCTGGCCTGCACTGATGAGGACGAACCTGAGCTTGTGGAGGAGCTCCTTGACAGGTGAGAACTTGACCTGGAGACTGTGAAACTGGTGGTGTCCGGATTTGTGGATTGTGGTGGGGATGACCTTGATTTAAGTGGGAAGATTGTGTGCAGGAACATGCAGATTGCATAGTGTTTGAATGAAGCCTGCATAGGCTTTGTGGAGGCAAATCTGACACCCGTAGCGGGCTGAAACGCTCTCGTTCATCATAGCTGGGAGGGTCATCCGTAGCATAGAAACGATGGTCTTCTGTGTTAAATCGGTTATTGGATGCTCTTGTCACAGGTTGTGCGTGGCTGTAGGCCTGTGAACCTGTGGGTTTGATCGAAGTGTTGTAAGCAAAGGAACTAGGTAAAATTGAATGGTCTTGACTGAAGGATGTTGTCATTTGCTGGGAAGAGCTGGGTGCTTGAAAGAAAGCAGAAGATTGACGTTGATCCACACTGGTAAATGTTGGTGTTGCAGATTTCTGAACAGAATTTGGAGTTGATGTCACTGGGATGGGTGGTGGTTTGCAGCTTGATACAGCTGATACAGCCAGTCTTTTTGTATTGTTTGATGAGGCCTCGTTTAATGTTTGTTGCAATTCATTTTTCTTTGGTTCAATAGTTGACTTGGTTTGCTGTTTAATAACAGATGCAATTTGCGTATCTGGTTTAGGAACATCACATGACATTGACTTAATTTCTGCAAACGACTGTTTAAATGCTTTCGGTGGTGGTACAAATGGCTTAAGCCTATCACTGGAAATTGACCTGACTTGTATGGGTAGCTCAATTTCTTTCGATGCAGTTGTTGTCGTGGTGTTATTTTTTATACTGCTTGAAACAGACCTCACCTCTGGCTTGACAGATGTTGTCAGGTTAGTTGAAATTTGTGTCATAGTTGTTGAGGCAGATATCTTAGTCTTTTCTTGTTCTTTTCTTTGTTCAACTGAGGATTCTTCTGCCAATGTTTGCTTGAAAATCTCACTTTTATCCTTTGGCTTAAAATGTAGGCCATCTTGACTATGGACTGACATTGAAGAACTGTTGTCGAATGCTGTTGGACTGCAAGGCAACAATTTGGCTGTGCTTGCATGAGCTTCCGATAAAGAGGCTTGTAAAGGTACCTCAAGCCTGTTGACATGTTTAGCTGTAGCACTCACACCATTAGTGATAACATCACACACTCCAATGTCTGCCTGCATTCCTTTTTCTTTCAGTAGCATGGACACAGAATGGCTGCTGATTATATCTTTTGTTTGGTTGGAGTCAGTGATCGTAGAGCTAGAGGTGTTCTGAATTGTTTTGGATGTGCCACCCTGGAGAACCATCAAGGCTGAAACTTCCCTGTCCTTACTTTTGGGTCTAGGCGGCATTGCTTGCATGCTACTCTGATCACAGTGACCGGAAGATCTTTCAGCGGTTTTGCCAGGTTCATTTAATCCTCCAAAGGTTGTACACTGGGAATCCGTAGGCAGTATTGTTGTCAAAGAGGCTTTGGATGTTATTTCAGTGATGTCAGTATCTCTGCTTGTCTCTGCAGCCGGCCCTGGTCGAGATATTTTTGATATGTCAACAGCCTGTGTTTCACCTTGCCAGTGGGTTGCTTTACTGCTTGTTTGCTTGTCCTTCCAACTGATAGCTTTACATTCAATGTGCAAGGCTGGAGGAGTTGGTGGCGGCCGATCTCTTTTCTCTTGAATAGGTGCATCTTCTGCAGCTGAGGTTGAATTTGATCCTTTGAAAGACAAGTTGTATGAGTTTTTAACCAATTTCCTCACATCCCTTACTTTGTGTATGACAGATTTTGTTTTGTCATCTTCTTTCATGTCTGGAACTTCCACGTCCACATCTTCTGCCGATTTTTCCATTGACTGATATTCACAAAATTCTTTGGATCGTTCTAAGTCAGGAGACAGCGAAACCTTCAGAGACGacttttttttctctttgacAGTGGAAGGTTTGAGAGTTATTTCTGGGGTCTTTGACATAAAAACGCTCCCATCATGTTGCCTTCTATTTTCTTGTGTCATTTGCCGCTCCGTGTCTCTGTTTGTCATTCTGCTCTGCATGGTTACTGTTTGAGTGGCAAGAGCAGCACTTGTGATCCTGGCATTTGCTGAGTCCCTATTGTACTGCTCTTTTAGGTTACCGCCTCTTTCGTCTTGTTTATCATTCTTGCTGTTTAGTTTCACAAGTGCTTTGTCCTCAAATGGATGGGCCACTCTGATGGGCCTTGTTTCTTCTCTTATGAAATCTGCTTCACCAgtatttatgaataaaggtCTGAAAATGGGTTTTGGAGGAACTTTTGGAGGGCATTTTTTCAGTGGGGGATGTGGACTTCTCTCTCCTTTACCAGCAAAATCTTTAGATGAAAAAATATGTTCAGAGTGTTGGCTAGAGTTTAGACTATGCTTCTCTATGCTACTTTGTTCAGAACTGGGACTGATATCTGGATGCCTGTTCTTATCTCCAGTAGGACTTATAATTCCCGATGTTTCTTTTTGTGCATCATGCATTTTCTTTGACAGGATGCTTTTGATGATAGAGGAGGCCATTTGAGTCTTAGGGGGAGCATCATCTAAAGACAAAGATTTCTGCAAAGTTTGTTTCCTGTCAGTCTGAGGTGAAGCTGGGTCCTCCCTGGACATCTTCTCTTGCACAAAGACTGGTGTGCTATGTTGTCGAACAAGAGTGTCTTTTGAGTTTTTATGTGCAGGGAGTGAATCCAAAACATTTTCAGTGTTTGTTTTGGGCTTCGACTCATCTGTGTTCCGCCTCAGCAGCTGGATCTGTCTTTTGGGTACTGTCCTTTTTCTCCTACAAGACTCTTCCTTTGTCTCTAATGCAACATCCACACACTCAAAACTGCCCATCTCAAAGCGTTTGGCCGGGTCCAGGCCGTCACGTGATGATAAAGAAGAGCTGTGTAACAAATCATCATTTTCATGTAGCGTTGAGCCACGTAAGTCTGCGTAGGTCATCCATGCAACAGCACCAGGGCTGTCCACATTTGTAGATGGATGTGAAACATTTGTAGATGACCTGTGGCTTGAATTGTACACATCCAAATAATCCACCTCAGGGCTAGATAGGCTTCTGAAAGCCAAATCTGTAAACCACTTCACCTCATTGTCTGCTTCATCAAACTCACTTCCCATGCTGGAGGCCTCACCAAGACACTCTGGAGAAACAAAGCCTGCACTGCTGATTTTACCGTGGACAGATGTCTGGACCCTCCCGGCGCCACACTTGCTCTCTTGTTTTGAGCCTTCTGCTCTAAGCTGACCCTGTTGCTGTAGAGTTGTAGGGTGCGACTCAAAATAACACCGAGCTGGAATTCCAGACTTTGGGTCTCGACTTGAGGGAGCTGGGCTGTGGCCTGCAGGCCCTTTTCTATTCCTGGCACTGAGTGACAGGTCAACCTGTTCCTCTCTGTAACTACTCTCTTCCCTAGTCTCCAccccttctccctctctctttccaCTCTCTTCCTTCTCTCCACATGGCTGCCTATCGTATTCTTTGCCATTGTCCTTACAGATAGCCACTGGACTTTCACTTAATGCCACAGGCACTTGGCTAAAAGTCTTGTCACTACCTGCAGTATCATTCTTCAACATTTCTGTTTCATTATTATTACAAACCTCTATATTATATTCTTTAATTTCCACAGATTCCATATTTAAATCAGTTCTGTCATCACTGACAATTTCCTgacttgtttttatttgtacctCTTGTGTTCGTGAATCTTGTGAGGTCAGCATTTGGGTGAGATCTTGCGGTGCAGAACCGCTACATTTATTCACTGATGAGGTTTGTTTAAAGATCTCTGTTTGAGCAAGGTCATCAAAATGTCTGCTTTCTAATCGGCTAGGAGAAGGAGGACTCTGTTCACAGATTATGTGTAAGGGCTGATTTTCTTCCTGAACAAGAGTGCTGGAAGGTTCCAAGGCTGGTTGGAGATCAGAGGATAATGCTACATCTCTGGTTTGGTTTGAACCAAGCGATGATGCCCTTGATATGCTCCTTGGTGTTGACAAAAAATTCTCTGAGGTGGGTAAGAAAGAGGCATCATCTCCAAGAAGAGAGTTAGAAGTTTCAGAGTAGTTGCCACAGACAGCTTCAGTCAGTGAAACAACACTGTTTGCTACCCCTTCAATCTCAGGGCATGCATCTTGTGGCAGAACACTGTGTGATATTGTCTTTATTTCAGGTGAGCATGTGACTGATCTCAGCTCAAGTGAAGGGGCTGGTGAAGTAGGATCTGGTGTAAGGTAGTTTTGTCTACTGTTTGGAGAAGAGGTAATGCTTCTTAACTCAGATGCAGAATCTATACTGTATGTTGGTGTCACTCTGTAGTCAGTTCTTGAGACAGCAGGGGAAGGTGACAGGTCATCCCTTTccactaaataaacatttctctCATTTGTTGGTGATGGGCTCATGTTATAATCCATAGGTGAGTGAATTATTACTGGTTCTGGTGAGTGAGCAGGAACAGAGTGGTCAGGAGAGGAGCAAATATCACTGTTACTAATGCCAGGGGAGAATGGTACATCTTCAGGTTCAGTTGAATACACATCTCTTTCATTTAATGGAGAGGAGTTGCTTAAATAACTCTGAGGTGAGTGAATCGCTTCTGGTTCTGGTGAGTGAGTTGTTGCTGAGTGATCAGACATGGAGCAGATGTCACTGTTACCAATGCCAGTGATGACAGGGGAGGATAATACATCTTCAGGTTCAGTAGAATACATTTCTCTCTCATTTAATGGAGAGGAGTTGCTTATATAACTCTGAGGTGAGTGAATCATTACTGGTTCTGGTGAGTGAGTCGTTCCTGAGTGATCAGACATGGAGCATATTTCACTGTGACCAGTCCCTGGAGACGCTGAGGCTTCGGGTTCAGTTGAACAAATAATTCTGTCACTTGTAGGTGATGGGCTGGTGGTGTAATCCACAGGTGAGTGAGTGACTATTGGTTCAGGTGTGTGAACAGGTGCTAGGACATCAGTAGAGGAACAGATGCCATTGATCTCAGCTGATCTTTCTCTGGCATCTGCAGAATACACCAGCTCTTTTGATTCAGTGGTAGGCACAGTTGGGGAATCGATTTCCATATCATTACTGGAAGGACGTGTACAACAACCAGGTGTGCCACACGTGTCTTTCAAGTCTGGAAAATTTGACGTGTTCTCTGCTTGTGTTGAAACCAAATTCGACAAAACAGGTGAAGATTTACCCAAAGAAACAGGTGTGGAGCATATTTCACTGCTTACAGGGGAGGAGGAAGATGTTACCTTGAGCTCAGGTGTTACACTGGGTACAGGTATACAATTAATATCTTCGTTTGCAGGTGAGGTGGACATTGTCAGTTCTGATGGAGATCCACTGTTAACCATCTGTTTCGTTGAGAGAAAGTCATCCTGTTGTGAACAATGATCAGTAAGTGATGAGTTCATACATTCAGGGTTCTCAGAAGAAACAACATCATCTAAAAGTGTGCTTGTATGTTCGGGGGCTGTAATAATTTCTCCTTGCTCATGAAAGGCAGGTTTCCTTTTCTCCAAAGGCTCCTTTGCTAAAGTAATCAGACTCGCATCTGGTGTCAAATTAAACTCCTGTGGTTCAGATACATTCACCCTTTCGGTTTCATTCGCAGACACTTGTGGTTTTTCCCAGCTATCTGCATGTGAAAGCTCATCACTATTTACATGGTGTGCAGGCGGTGTGCAGTGAAAAGGGTAAAGTCCATTTTCAGAGACAGTTGATTCAAGTGGCGATGAACTTGATTCCCTGGTTTCAAATGTGGAAAAATCCTTTATATTTTTTGGAGAGGGTGTGGTGTAAGTGACTTCAGTATTGTCACCCGAGTCAGATCCACTGGCAGTGTGATATGATCCTGAAGAATCATTGGCATCATCCACTGGAAAAGGCTGATCTGCTTCCCTTTTAAGACATGTGGCAGAGGGCGGGCTA from Misgurnus anguillicaudatus chromosome 16, ASM2758022v2, whole genome shotgun sequence carries:
- the LOC129422038 gene encoding uncharacterized protein → MDRWVLEGDSYSFFRSAPRAFNLQNRDVPNRVEIFDITAVPSHRNAISETTCLCDIFGDDCESPSLSSSPPSATCLKREADQPFPVDDANDSSGSYHTASGSDSGDNTEVTYTTPSPKNIKDFSTFETRESSSSPLESTVSENGLYPFHCTPPAHHVNSDELSHADSWEKPQVSANETERVNVSEPQEFNLTPDASLITLAKEPLEKRKPAFHEQGEIITAPEHTSTLLDDVVSSENPECMNSSLTDHCSQQDDFLSTKQMVNSGSPSELTMSTSPANEDINCIPVPSVTPELKVTSSSSPVSSEICSTPVSLGKSSPVLSNLVSTQAENTSNFPDLKDTCGTPGCCTRPSSNDMEIDSPTVPTTESKELVYSADARERSAEINGICSSTDVLAPVHTPEPIVTHSPVDYTTSPSPTSDRIICSTEPEASASPGTGHSEICSMSDHSGTTHSPEPVMIHSPQSYISNSSPLNEREMYSTEPEDVLSSPVITGIGNSDICSMSDHSATTHSPEPEAIHSPQSYLSNSSPLNERDVYSTEPEDVPFSPGISNSDICSSPDHSVPAHSPEPVIIHSPMDYNMSPSPTNERNVYLVERDDLSPSPAVSRTDYRVTPTYSIDSASELRSITSSPNSRQNYLTPDPTSPAPSLELRSVTCSPEIKTISHSVLPQDACPEIEGVANSVVSLTEAVCGNYSETSNSLLGDDASFLPTSENFLSTPRSISRASSLGSNQTRDVALSSDLQPALEPSSTLVQEENQPLHIICEQSPPSPSRLESRHFDDLAQTEIFKQTSSVNKCSGSAPQDLTQMLTSQDSRTQEVQIKTSQEIVSDDRTDLNMESVEIKEYNIEVCNNNETEMLKNDTAGSDKTFSQVPVALSESPVAICKDNGKEYDRQPCGEKEESGKREGEGVETREESSYREEQVDLSLSARNRKGPAGHSPAPSSRDPKSGIPARCYFESHPTTLQQQGQLRAEGSKQESKCGAGRVQTSVHGKISSAGFVSPECLGEASSMGSEFDEADNEVKWFTDLAFRSLSSPEVDYLDVYNSSHRSSTNVSHPSTNVDSPGAVAWMTYADLRGSTLHENDDLLHSSSLSSRDGLDPAKRFEMGSFECVDVALETKEESCRRKRTVPKRQIQLLRRNTDESKPKTNTENVLDSLPAHKNSKDTLVRQHSTPVFVQEKMSREDPASPQTDRKQTLQKSLSLDDAPPKTQMASSIIKSILSKKMHDAQKETSGIISPTGDKNRHPDISPSSEQSSIEKHSLNSSQHSEHIFSSKDFAGKGERSPHPPLKKCPPKVPPKPIFRPLFINTGEADFIREETRPIRVAHPFEDKALVKLNSKNDKQDERGGNLKEQYNRDSANARITSAALATQTVTMQSRMTNRDTERQMTQENRRQHDGSVFMSKTPEITLKPSTVKEKKKSSLKVSLSPDLERSKEFCEYQSMEKSAEDVDVEVPDMKEDDKTKSVIHKVRDVRKLVKNSYNLSFKGSNSTSAAEDAPIQEKRDRPPPTPPALHIECKAISWKDKQTSSKATHWQGETQAVDISKISRPGPAAETSRDTDITEITSKASLTTILPTDSQCTTFGGLNEPGKTAERSSGHCDQSSMQAMPPRPKSKDREVSALMVLQGGTSKTIQNTSSSTITDSNQTKDIISSHSVSMLLKEKGMQADIGVCDVITNGVSATAKHVNRLEVPLQASLSEAHASTAKLLPCSPTAFDNSSSMSVHSQDGLHFKPKDKSEIFKQTLAEESSVEQRKEQEKTKISASTTMTQISTNLTTSVKPEVRSVSSSIKNNTTTTTASKEIELPIQVRSISSDRLKPFVPPPKAFKQSFAEIKSMSCDVPKPDTQIASVIKQQTKSTIEPKKNELQQTLNEASSNNTKRLAVSAVSSCKPPPIPVTSTPNSVQKSATPTFTSVDQRQSSAFFQAPSSSQQMTTSFSQDHSILPSSFAYNTSIKPTGSQAYSHAQPVTRASNNRFNTEDHRFYATDDPPSYDERERFSPLRVSDLPPQSLCRLHSNTMQSACSCTQSSHLNQGHPHHNPQIRTPPVSQSPGQVLTCQGAPPQAQVRPHQCRPEGQGLNYLPVSTNTTAPHASALIQPMHHPRACPVPNTQPYGEDHPPTGPHMDRRMTNCHSPQAIGHAPYHEYANMSALDPRPQLFSPQELPPSFGHDYGNEGPGGANVLYPDNASGISCSQAPRRVLLDPDTGKYFYVEVPMQPLRKMLFDPELGQYVEVLIPQQAMSHSGLYQPAAPPYSSLHNPGLYAPQYLPYAVPSYPTIPSSAQQVRHPEAHPVPTTLHQTSLRYGSPASQMPKTEPKGHSSLDQSYLENMYYIPTGINASPNSAPSDCYHKPSSNLPPPGGRRV